CATTAGCCTCCAGGTTTTCGAGccattttgaaataaaagaaacagtGAGATACGAGAATGaagaaaatgtgaaaaataGCTATAATCTACTGTTAGTAATGGATGATACTAACAAAAATCAGTTAACAACATTGTTGGGGCACTTGCTAGGACCAGAGGAGGGTAAGGGACCCTttgggaggagattaagcagcAAGGGCCTGTACTTGCTAACCACTTCCTCCCCTTCTTGGCCATCATTTCCTCCTGGAAGAGCAATATTTGGTCCTCGTTTGGACTTTGTGTGTGTGATGCTGAAGCAATTTATGAGACGGTAATTTCCAGGAGACTTAAGGAGCAAGCTCTTATCTTCAGAAAGGAAAGTCAGCATTCTGAAGGTTCTCGGTAGGAACAATAACGTGTTTCTGATATGAGGTTTTGACATTCTATACTCTTTATCTTTTCCATTGAATCCCTGGCGCCTGACCATGATAAATTCTACAAGAAGCCCGTTTTCATGTCGGTGTATATGGCCATAAGTCTGTTCACTCTGCACATTGTTCCCTATAAAATACTGACCAATTGAGGGTAATAGAAGTCTCTAAACAGTACACCCAGGAAAGATACTGATGCTGAActgttgaaattcaaaaaacagtAGTGGACTCATTTGGCTTTCACACATTCTGGGTTTGCTCTACAGCTTGATTTGATCTCAAGTTCAAGTTTCTCTCAGAAAGCGTCAAACTTGTTTGGTTTCTCCTACAACAGATGCAAAATTTAGGCTTGttcattaatatataattgagacaccagaaataaaagaaactgaAATTCTCGATGAATCTTATTCGCAATAAGGTAGAAAAAAATGGCTTCGAGCTGAAATAAGGAACCGATGAAGAAAATACACACTCACTGTCACtttaaagaagaattttttttacaaattcctaagatttatttacaattaagaAGCAAATAACAAACGTAAATGTGTTAAGCTGGTAACACCACTGTTGATGATGCGCTACTCACAGTTGCAACAGTACTATGCccgtaaaaaaattcaacatccAAACCAGCTGCCCATCTTCTAAGAATCCTCAACAAAGTGGAAGCCTTTCTTCTTGCTCTCATTGTTCCTGATGCCAATAATTCCCATATAATTCTCTCGATTCCCATTATCGACGCCAGCTCTGCTATCGTGTCTGCCCCACCCTTACGACAGATGGTAACAAGTGTTGCCGCAGCGCTTTCTCTTACTATATCCGATCCTTCCCTCATTAACACACCCAACTTCTTAATAGCATTATATGCGGCAGCTACTGCCACTATTCCTCCTCTCTTCACCACCATTTCGAGCACCGCGGCGGCTTCTTCCGGCATCTCATTGATCACTTCATTAACCATATCCACCACCCCTTCCTTAACTAACCTCCCAACTGTCTCCCTATCTCCCGCCAAATTCAAAATAGCCACCAATGCATCTCTCTTCGAACTCGCGGGCCCGCTTTTAGCTAAATCCACCAATCCTTTAACGACACGCGTCTTCCTCCCAAGTCTTTTCCTATACGAGTGCACGCCAGATAGGCTGAATATTGTTGCTGCCGCATTCCCTTTAGCCTCCCAAGTGGCACCAGTGCGTAACACCTCGATAACGCCGTTGAGAGCTCTGCCGTTTTCAATGATCTTTGTTTTGTTCGCTTCTAGAATGGAAAGGTTTAGCATAGCAGTAACGGCATTAACTTGTAAATTTGGAAACTCTGAACCTATATCCGGACCTAAATATCGGGCGAGCACGGGAATAGCTCCAGCTTCAGCGATGCAGGCTCGGGAATCTGAGTTAGACTTCGCAAGTGCACGAAGCTCATAAATAACTCCGTTGACTGCTTCCATTGACTGTGAGGCCGACATTTTGTTAACCAGAAACGACACTGTCATTTTGTTGGCCTCAAGAGCCGCCTTGCTTTTTATAACGCGGTCTATTCTGTTGTTGCCTTCCGCGGTTTCAAACGGTATTTTCTGCTCTCGGCACCACATGGCTATCAAATTCTTCAAAGCTCGGTTAGGAATCAGGATGGTGTTGACCAGGGCCTGGCCTGTCTTCGGACAAGTGTTGTGCCCCGATTCAATCCAGAGATTGATACTCTCACGATCGTACGTCTGACCTGTGGCCACGACAACTGGATCCCGCATTAAATCCAGGCTAATCGGACACCGGAAATCCACCGGTACGTTGACATCCCATGCTAATTTCTTACTCCTGGAATCAGCGCCTGGTGTGGATGGTTCAAACAACACGCATTTCACGTAACGAACCAGTCCTATCAAAGCAATCAAGTCGGATTTCGATTTCTCATCTTTTTGGTTCTGAACTTCATCTTCaagattttcaatttcttctttgcAGGATAAGGAATTGCGAAaccccaacaaataaaaaatctctgCTAGCTTTGAATGATCAGGGACAATCTCTTTCTGAATCCGATCAAGCATTGTTAACACGTCTTGGCGCAAATTGTAATCTCTTTTATCGACAAAGGTTTTAGCCTTAGAGCATTGTTTTcttaacaacaaaaacaattcttcAACTTCCTCGCTAATCTCGACTTCCTTGACAGGAAAGATATCCAAAAGGGTTGCTAGCTCTACTGTCAGCTCGAGGAAATTATTAGCAACCGAATCGCTTTGCATCAATAGCCACATCCTGCTTCCGTTCACGCAGTCTTCAAGCAAAGTCTTGAATCTTTGAAGAACTAAGTACATTTCTTCGAAGCATAAGAGAGTAGGAGATAAGAACAGAATTGGGTTTTTCAGGAGTTCCTCGAATAAGATTGCAAGGATCTTCGTCTTCCGTAAGATTGAAGAAGAGTTGCGTTTTAGAAGGAATTGAAGAGGTTTGAGAGAAGAGA
The Populus nigra chromosome 3, ddPopNigr1.1, whole genome shotgun sequence genome window above contains:
- the LOC133688757 gene encoding U-box domain-containing protein 16-like, translated to MAVSPQVFPPRKRRPSAGAFIPPKFSDQRLLQTLLELSQEISSLKPLQFLLKRNSSSILRKTKILAILFEELLKNPILFLSPTLLCFEEMYLVLQRFKTLLEDCVNGSRMWLLMQSDSVANNFLELTVELATLLDIFPVKEVEISEEVEELFLLLRKQCSKAKTFVDKRDYNLRQDVLTMLDRIQKEIVPDHSKLAEIFYLLGFRNSLSCKEEIENLEDEVQNQKDEKSKSDLIALIGLVRYVKCVLFEPSTPGADSRSKKLAWDVNVPVDFRCPISLDLMRDPVVVATGQTYDRESINLWIESGHNTCPKTGQALVNTILIPNRALKNLIAMWCREQKIPFETAEGNNRIDRVIKSKAALEANKMTVSFLVNKMSASQSMEAVNGVIYELRALAKSNSDSRACIAEAGAIPVLARYLGPDIGSEFPNLQVNAVTAMLNLSILEANKTKIIENGRALNGVIEVLRTGATWEAKGNAAATIFSLSGVHSYRKRLGRKTRVVKGLVDLAKSGPASSKRDALVAILNLAGDRETVGRLVKEGVVDMVNEVINEMPEEAAAVLEMVVKRGGIVAVAAAYNAIKKLGVLMREGSDIVRESAAATLVTICRKGGADTIAELASIMGIERIIWELLASGTMRARRKASTLLRILRRWAAGLDVEFFYGHSTVATVSSASSTVVLPA